The Coregonus clupeaformis isolate EN_2021a chromosome 26, ASM2061545v1, whole genome shotgun sequence genome window below encodes:
- the LOC121540757 gene encoding LOW QUALITY PROTEIN: bestrophin-2-like (The sequence of the model RefSeq protein was modified relative to this genomic sequence to represent the inferred CDS: inserted 1 base in 1 codon; deleted 1 base in 1 codon): MTVTYSRRVADAGLGTFSHLLLRWKGSIYKLLWRELIIFTTLYYSFSIIYRFVLNESQKRLFEKLAIYCDRYAELIPVSFVLGFYVTLVVSRWWGQFESVPWPDRLGALVGGHVRGTDESARLTRRTLIRYANLSGVLIYRSVSTAVYKRFPTMEHLVRAGLMTAEEHRQLEELPSPHNKFWVPCMWFVNLALRARTEGRINNDVALSAILNELITLRTQCLKLYSYDWISLPLVYTQVVTVAVYSFFLACLIGRQFLDPAQGYAGHDIDLYLPVFTLLQFFFYMGWLKVAEQLINPFGEDDDDFETNYLVDRNLQVSLLSVDEMYDTLPLVEXDKYWNESEPQPPHCSQRREHRKPSFMGSALNISVPKEEMEFQSNLEQIKEHEEANHSTPLLGGLSRLLGVQSPVFPRSSISSRVSLLRRRPGAPFSRFPLSLHTEGATFTPGPGPRHDSSHLDYVFSSMPLYEMSGFYSCPQTPIHCVPPAMPHLRPARGAHTWDRSSQPLAPPMVGSGATNPNTSSSSINATSTMSNTNPNTTTPANFCNGTSHNNVCNHANFNKAALNEQVATVVPRGPSSNVINIAISTSASPQQSAIQHPNSPNDSGISLAEGEPSLVGSSGGG, encoded by the exons ATGACGGTAACGTACTCGCGGAGGGTTGCTGACGCGGGGCTAGGGACCTTCTCTCATCTGCTCCTCCGATGGAAGGGAAGCATCTACAAGCTGCTGTGGAGAGAACTGATCATCTTCACTACACTGTACTACTCCTTCAGCATCATATACAG GTTTGTGTTGAATGAGAGTCAGAAGAGGCTGTTTGAGAAGCTGGCCATCTACTGCGACCGTTACGCGGAACTCATCCCTGTGTCCTTCGTATTGG GTTTCTATGTGACCCTGGTGGTGTCTCGGTGGTGGGGTCAGTTTGAGAGTGTACCCTGGCCGGACCGGCTGGGTGCGCTGGTGGGGGGTCACGTCCGCGGTACCGACGAGAGCGCCAGGCTGACTCGCCGGACCCTGATACGTTACGCCAACCTGTCTGGCGTGCTCATTTACCGATCGGTCAGCACGGCCGTCTACAAGAGGTTCCCCACCATGGAACACCTGGTGCGGGCAG GCCTGATGACAGCAGAGGAACACAGGCAGTTGGAGGAGCTGCCCTCACCTCATAACAAGTTCTGGGTTCCTTGCATGTGGTTTGTGAACCTGGCTCTGAGGGCCCGCACCGAGGGACGCATCAACAATGACGTGGCGCTATCAGCCATTCTCAAT GAATTGATTACGTTGCGGACACAGTGTCTGAAGCTATACAGCTATGATTGGATCAGCCTACCCCTTGTGTACACCCAG GTGGTGACAGTCGCAGTCTACAGTTTCTTCCTGGCATGTCTGATTGGTCGACAGTTCTTAGACCCCGCCCAGGGCTACGCTGGTCATGACATCGACTTATACCTGCCTGTCTTCACCCTGCTACAGTTTTTCTTCTACATGGGCTGGCTCAAG GTGGCAGAACAACTGATAAACCCGTTTGGGGAAGACGACGATGACTTTGAAACCAACTATCTGGTTGATCGCAATCTACAG GTGTCCCTGCTGTCTGTGGATGAGATGTACGACACTCTCCCATTGGTAG AGGATAAGTACTGGAACGAGTCTGAACCCCAGCCTCCT CACTGCAGCCAGCGCAGAGAGCACCGCAAACCTTCCTTCATGGGCTCAGCCCTGAACATCAG TGTTCCAAAAGAGGAGATGGAGTTCCAGTCCAACCTGGAGCAGATCAAGGAGCATGAGGAGGCCAACCACTCTACTCCTCTCCTGGGGGGTCTGAGTCGCCTCCTGGGGGTTCAGTCCCCAGTCTTCCCccgctcctccatctcctcccggGTCTCCCTGCTCCGCCGGCGACCCGGAGCTCCGTTCAGCCGCTTCCCCCTCTCCCTGCACACCGAGGGGGCCACCTTCACGCCGGGCCCCGGCCCCCGCCACGACTCCAGCCACCTGGACTACGTCTTCTCCTCCATGCCGCTGTACGAGATGTCCGGCTTCTACAGCTGTCCCCAGACCCCCATCCACTGTGTTCCCCCGGCCATGCCTCACCTGCGGCCCGCCCGAGGAGCTCACACCTGGGATCGCAGCTCCCAGCCCCTGGCCCCTCCGATGGTGGGCTCTGGAG CAACCAATCCCAACACCAGCTCCTCTAGTATCAACGCCACCAGCACTATGAGCAACACCAATCCCAACACCACTACTCCAGCCAACTTCTGCAATGGTACCAGCCACAACAACGTTTGTAACCATGCCAATTTCAACAAAGCAGCACTCAACGAGCAGGTAGCAACAGTGGTACCAAGAGGACCGAGCAGCAACGTCATCAACATCGCCATTTCCACTTCCGCGTCCCCTCAGCAATCAGCCATTCAACATCCAAACTCGCCCAATGATTCGGGGATTTCATTGGCTGAGGGAGAGCCCTCACTGGTTGGGAGCTCTGGTGGTGGATAG